One Antiquaquibacter oligotrophicus genomic region harbors:
- a CDS encoding DUF3846 domain-containing protein: MEQGIRGVLISWDSTAAVGMVQLEGLADFQTAVLGWIEAVDVPAFGVTMYVNEEGLVRRLPVNTRATFLWWHHDPVARGKAILVGDVVVVGARVDDELGRDLGPDTVATLVGPGEWRIRARLEMDLTTGGVAPWARCRVPRHRGGSEVVRVRCLCVGRARAARSWCRGGRIDSSFRFPRCKRWRRVAVATRPRAVAGA, from the coding sequence ATGGAACAAGGGATCAGAGGGGTGCTTATTTCCTGGGACAGCACGGCTGCAGTGGGAATGGTTCAGCTAGAAGGGTTGGCGGACTTTCAGACAGCGGTGCTCGGGTGGATCGAGGCAGTCGATGTGCCTGCCTTCGGCGTCACGATGTACGTCAACGAGGAGGGACTGGTCCGCAGACTGCCCGTCAACACTCGGGCGACGTTTCTGTGGTGGCACCATGACCCGGTCGCTCGCGGCAAGGCGATCCTCGTCGGGGACGTCGTTGTCGTTGGCGCCCGCGTCGACGACGAGCTCGGCCGGGACCTGGGCCCGGACACCGTCGCGACGCTGGTGGGCCCGGGGGAGTGGCGCATCCGGGCGCGGCTCGAGATGGACCTCACGACCGGGGGCGTTGCTCCGTGGGCTCGATGTCGTGTTCCCCGTCACCGAGGGGGATCCGAGGTGGTTCGTGTTCGATGCCTGTGCGTGGGCAGAGCTCGCGCGGCTCGCTCCTGGTGTCGAGGAGGTCGAATTGATTCGAGCTTCCGATTCCCCAGGTGCAAACGGTGGAGGCGCGTAGCGGTCGCAACGCGACCGCGGGCGGTAGCTGGCGCTTGA
- a CDS encoding protein phosphatase 2C domain-containing protein yields MLNVSDSISDAGGAGSNEDIVGWSDNRCWVIDGATPVTPNVIDRRSDARWLVEFVDASLRNRKDEVDPALEIGAIARAVDHRLTELGFPTSSLPPACSLALVTVSRARLSVALVGDVLVYLPERDVLLKDSRFGARERAAKNVSLQDGLESKDVRESIASRRRTYIDGPGDMFVLSRNPRVADGVKVSTFALNSREKILVMSDGFARLVDTYSVFSTFLQLFSYVEERGTQDALALLREHEARNPRGTSSNFKKADDASALVAIAASQ; encoded by the coding sequence TTGCTCAACGTCTCAGACTCCATCTCGGACGCGGGCGGCGCCGGAAGCAACGAGGACATCGTGGGTTGGTCCGACAACCGGTGCTGGGTCATCGACGGGGCAACCCCGGTTACACCGAACGTAATCGACCGACGAAGCGATGCTCGATGGCTAGTGGAGTTTGTGGATGCGAGCCTTCGCAACCGAAAAGATGAGGTGGATCCCGCCCTCGAGATCGGAGCCATAGCACGCGCTGTCGATCATCGGCTTACCGAGCTAGGGTTCCCGACCTCGTCGCTCCCTCCGGCGTGCTCCCTCGCGTTAGTGACCGTATCGCGCGCTCGGTTGTCGGTCGCCCTCGTGGGCGACGTGCTCGTCTATCTGCCAGAGAGGGATGTATTACTTAAGGACTCCCGTTTCGGCGCACGGGAACGCGCGGCGAAGAACGTTAGTCTCCAGGACGGTCTTGAGTCGAAGGATGTCAGGGAGAGCATTGCTAGCCGACGGCGAACGTACATCGACGGGCCGGGCGACATGTTCGTATTGTCCAGGAACCCTCGCGTAGCCGACGGGGTAAAAGTCTCAACCTTCGCGCTCAACTCCCGAGAGAAGATTCTCGTCATGTCAGATGGCTTCGCTCGCCTCGTCGACACTTACAGCGTTTTCTCGACGTTCCTGCAACTCTTTTCTTATGTCGAGGAGCGCGGTACGCAGGATGCGCTTGCTCTTCTTCGTGAACATGAAGCCCGAAACCCGAGGGGCACGTCTAGCAACTTCAAGAAGGCTGACGACGCATCCGCGCTTGTAGCGATTGCCGCGTCTCAGTAA
- a CDS encoding TauD/TfdA family dioxygenase, producing the protein MDTVIELATLEERFSGEYASFTEASWQIQLRSVLLREGLVFARGATASDLIEGLEGLGTVFLHPDASASGITEIKPNGDERGGFSRAGLKLHTDRALIQIPPAFLGLILDEAADSGGEALFLDSAELVARLIEVGVSSEDLLSVRLVSGVHGAEALPFLRRIDNVGWQCRYRDDHVGHPSGPPSVLAQIDQAFGELVKAVELVPGESYVLNNHRWLHGRRDFQGARRASRLLFNAVSESFSAFQLRDLS; encoded by the coding sequence ATGGACACCGTGATCGAACTAGCCACACTTGAGGAACGATTCTCTGGCGAGTACGCGAGCTTCACGGAAGCGTCTTGGCAGATTCAGCTGAGGTCCGTTCTCTTGAGAGAGGGACTGGTCTTCGCGCGAGGTGCAACGGCGAGCGACTTGATCGAAGGCCTGGAAGGGCTCGGCACAGTCTTCTTGCATCCTGACGCATCTGCCAGCGGGATAACCGAGATAAAACCGAACGGCGACGAGCGCGGTGGGTTCTCGAGAGCGGGACTGAAACTCCACACAGACCGGGCACTTATACAGATTCCGCCTGCCTTCCTCGGACTGATTCTTGACGAGGCCGCGGACTCGGGGGGCGAAGCGCTCTTCCTCGACTCGGCCGAGTTGGTGGCCCGTCTAATTGAGGTCGGGGTCTCATCAGAAGACCTTTTGTCTGTCCGGCTCGTCAGTGGCGTACACGGTGCCGAGGCGTTGCCGTTTCTTCGTCGGATAGATAACGTCGGATGGCAGTGTCGCTATCGGGACGATCACGTCGGGCACCCATCCGGACCGCCTAGCGTGCTGGCTCAAATAGATCAGGCGTTCGGGGAGCTCGTGAAGGCTGTGGAACTCGTGCCCGGAGAGTCCTACGTCTTGAACAATCATCGCTGGCTTCACGGTCGTCGCGATTTTCAGGGCGCGCGACGAGCTAGCCGACTCCTCTTCAACGCCGTTAGCGAGAGCTTCAGCGCGTTCCAGCTGAGGGATCTGAGTTGA